A window of the Streptomyces luomodiensis genome harbors these coding sequences:
- a CDS encoding PAS domain-containing protein: MGELRAARALPSQERLSLLDAALFELQHVVDVLWPRYEELAAASPRPGGGRGGPQEQQLLRALFQRMPVAAVLLDRESVVRRMNFAATQLFNTRAGYATGRPLTASLRRDGQAALRSQVAAVARGEGDRSLTVRLSQPSADGEARVTLAALRPPGEPHPAVLAAFQPGMAGHPAGAGTAAGAWHAESRPDLAEVTRHAQLLDLVDDMTTALLKVALDGGGPEPVLVRAAQVLHGRFADWVIADLAPETGSDAPRRVVVLGPPDAAGDRTESLAKQDPAGCPLVVDALSDGVSALRVGQPDADAFGRDATGAPVLVREEVTSLLCIPLRTSATDPVRGALTLFRTGGRAAFEMAEAGAADRISRHIALTMPRTTPRTPAAET; the protein is encoded by the coding sequence GTGGGCGAGTTGCGGGCCGCGCGGGCGCTGCCCTCGCAGGAGCGGCTGTCCCTGCTGGACGCCGCTCTTTTCGAGCTCCAGCATGTGGTGGACGTGCTGTGGCCGAGGTACGAGGAGCTGGCGGCCGCCTCCCCGCGCCCCGGTGGCGGTCGGGGCGGCCCGCAGGAACAGCAGCTGCTGCGGGCGCTGTTCCAGCGGATGCCGGTCGCGGCGGTGCTGCTGGACCGCGAATCCGTGGTGCGGCGGATGAACTTCGCCGCCACCCAGCTGTTCAACACCCGCGCCGGATACGCCACCGGGCGCCCGCTCACCGCGTCGCTGCGGCGCGACGGGCAGGCGGCGCTGCGCTCGCAGGTCGCCGCCGTCGCCCGCGGCGAGGGCGACCGCAGCCTGACGGTGCGGCTGTCGCAGCCGTCGGCCGACGGCGAGGCGCGGGTGACCCTGGCCGCGCTGCGGCCGCCGGGCGAGCCCCATCCGGCGGTGCTGGCGGCGTTCCAGCCCGGGATGGCCGGCCATCCGGCGGGCGCGGGGACGGCGGCCGGGGCGTGGCACGCGGAGTCCCGGCCGGATCTGGCGGAGGTGACCCGCCATGCCCAGCTGCTGGACCTGGTCGACGACATGACGACGGCGCTGCTGAAAGTGGCGCTCGACGGCGGCGGGCCGGAGCCCGTGCTGGTCCGGGCGGCGCAGGTGCTGCACGGCCGGTTCGCGGACTGGGTGATCGCCGACCTGGCCCCGGAGACCGGCTCCGACGCCCCGCGCCGGGTGGTGGTGCTCGGCCCGCCGGACGCGGCGGGCGACCGTACGGAATCCCTGGCCAAGCAGGACCCGGCCGGCTGCCCCCTGGTGGTGGACGCGCTGTCCGACGGGGTCTCCGCGCTACGGGTCGGCCAGCCCGACGCGGACGCCTTCGGGCGGGATGCGACGGGCGCGCCTGTCCTGGTCCGGGAGGAGGTCACCTCGCTGCTGTGCATACCCCTGCGCACCTCCGCCACGGACCCGGTCCGCGGGGCGCTCACGCTCTTCCGTACGGGCGGGCGCGCGGCCTTCGAAATGGCGGAGGCGGGCGCGGCGGACCGCATCTCCCGCCATATCGCCCTGACCATGCCCCGCACGACTCCCCGCACCCCGGCCGCCGAGACGTAA
- a CDS encoding ANTAR domain-containing response regulator, producing MPGRTHGRPICQTDAPTLGRGLAELAEQAAAGTPDSCGATATAVLAQDPLRDADADPTTAATHPDLSALVSVQLNSGEGPILAAIDTGRPAGADDLLHDDRWPRYRARALAAGVRSTASLPFACDGLTVTVSVYGLRPGPLKKAAQGVTGLLGDLATESMARDRLYRAALAQVDQLDAALRSRPVVDQACGIVMYVLGCDADQAFDLLRRISQRSNRKLAELAETVVRSRGRGLEKNLIALEKNLIAFDRSAAPGPGRPASAPDQGLPG from the coding sequence ATGCCCGGACGCACGCACGGCCGCCCGATATGCCAGACCGACGCGCCGACCCTCGGCCGCGGCCTGGCCGAGCTGGCGGAACAGGCCGCCGCCGGCACCCCGGACAGCTGTGGGGCCACCGCCACCGCCGTGCTCGCCCAGGACCCCCTCCGCGACGCGGACGCCGACCCGACCACCGCTGCCACCCACCCCGATCTGTCCGCGCTGGTGTCGGTCCAGCTGAACTCGGGCGAGGGCCCGATCCTCGCGGCGATCGACACCGGCCGCCCGGCGGGCGCCGACGACCTGCTCCACGACGACCGCTGGCCGCGCTACCGGGCACGGGCGCTGGCCGCGGGCGTACGGTCCACCGCCTCCCTGCCGTTCGCCTGCGACGGGCTCACCGTGACCGTCTCGGTCTACGGACTGCGCCCCGGCCCCCTGAAGAAGGCCGCCCAGGGCGTCACCGGGCTGCTCGGCGATCTGGCCACCGAGAGCATGGCCCGGGACCGGCTCTACCGCGCCGCCCTCGCCCAGGTGGACCAGCTGGACGCGGCGCTGCGCAGCCGGCCGGTGGTCGACCAGGCGTGCGGCATCGTCATGTACGTCCTGGGCTGCGACGCGGACCAGGCGTTCGATCTGCTGCGCCGCATCTCCCAGCGGTCCAACCGCAAGCTCGCCGAACTCGCCGAGACCGTGGTGCGCAGCCGCGGCCGCGGTCTGGAGAAGAACCTCATCGCGCTGGAGAAGAACCTCATCGCGTTCGACCGGTCAGCTGCTCCCGGACCCGGTCGGCCAGCGTCCGCCCCGGACCAGGGCCTTCCGGGCTGA
- a CDS encoding hemerythrin domain-containing protein encodes MTATPEQHDVVDVLTADHRAVRALFEGYRTATEPELRRQLVDRITVEVVRHSVAEEAHLYPTVRKALPNGDRIADEEIEELTEAERILSDLDAVDPRDRRFDPLVRDLMDVVSMHIRGEEDLVFPELRERLTPEERMALGLRVSEATAAARGVAPVSEPVREPISPEGPGPGRTLADRVREQLTGRTR; translated from the coding sequence ATGACAGCGACGCCGGAACAACACGATGTGGTGGACGTGCTCACCGCGGACCACCGCGCGGTGCGCGCCCTCTTCGAGGGGTACCGGACGGCCACCGAGCCCGAGCTGCGGCGGCAGCTGGTCGACCGGATCACGGTGGAGGTGGTGCGGCACTCCGTGGCCGAGGAGGCCCATCTGTACCCCACGGTCCGCAAGGCGCTGCCGAACGGCGACCGGATCGCCGACGAGGAGATCGAGGAGCTGACCGAGGCCGAGCGGATCCTGTCCGACCTGGACGCGGTGGACCCCCGGGACCGGCGGTTCGACCCGCTGGTCCGGGATCTGATGGACGTGGTGTCCATGCATATCCGCGGCGAGGAGGACCTGGTCTTCCCCGAGCTGCGGGAGCGGCTCACCCCCGAGGAGCGGATGGCGCTGGGCCTGCGCGTCAGCGAGGCGACGGCCGCGGCGCGGGGCGTGGCACCGGTCAGCGAACCGGTCAGGGAACCGATCAGCCCGGAAGGCCCTGGTCCGGGGCGGACGCTGGCCGACCGGGTCCGGGAGCAGCTGACCGGTCGAACGCGATGA
- a CDS encoding aminotransferase class I/II-fold pyridoxal phosphate-dependent enzyme codes for MQRQWTAPAPADRDDGGLPVLPELLDSFVAAAGHTAPEPVAGSAELRSAACGYWSRRGLWTDPEHVVVAPGAEPLLLALLASASRGDVLLPRPCAAWYAPLVRLVGRRGHPAPVPAECGGLPDAFALLETVRRIRAEGGVPRILLLSVADDPTGTVPPPELLHEVCEAAVAEKLLIVSDETWRDTVHHPRGTVLLSPAEMSPEHVIVLSDLVGAFTPAGWPAAMARFPATERGVELRGRVLSLLTAVRSGLPAPVAAAAGYALGEPEPVRDRMAAAARAHGAVAAAAYRTLTAVGALCRPPQAGRHLYADLDELRGVLAARGITDSVELERELTRRIGRSVAGGHRFGDPPHTLRLRLATLPLLGAAEEPRLRALQAPDPLELPHVAMALAAFETAFRDLIGDAEVT; via the coding sequence ATGCAGCGGCAGTGGACCGCCCCGGCTCCGGCCGACCGGGACGACGGCGGGCTGCCGGTCCTCCCGGAGCTGCTCGACAGCTTCGTCGCGGCGGCCGGCCACACCGCGCCGGAGCCCGTCGCCGGCTCCGCGGAGCTGCGCTCGGCCGCCTGCGGCTACTGGTCGCGGCGCGGGCTGTGGACCGACCCGGAGCACGTGGTGGTCGCCCCCGGCGCCGAGCCGCTGCTGCTGGCGCTGCTCGCCTCGGCCTCCCGAGGCGACGTGCTGCTGCCCCGTCCCTGCGCCGCCTGGTACGCACCGCTGGTGCGGCTGGTGGGCCGGCGCGGCCACCCCGCGCCCGTCCCGGCCGAATGCGGTGGGCTGCCCGATGCGTTCGCGCTGCTGGAGACCGTGCGCAGAATCCGCGCCGAGGGCGGCGTGCCCCGCATCCTGCTGCTGTCCGTGGCCGACGACCCCACCGGCACGGTGCCCCCGCCCGAGCTGCTGCACGAGGTGTGCGAGGCGGCGGTGGCCGAGAAGCTGCTGATCGTCAGCGATGAGACCTGGCGGGACACCGTCCACCATCCGCGGGGCACGGTGCTGCTCAGCCCCGCCGAGATGAGCCCCGAGCATGTGATCGTGCTCTCCGACCTGGTGGGCGCCTTCACCCCGGCGGGCTGGCCGGCCGCGATGGCCCGGTTCCCGGCCACCGAGCGCGGCGTGGAGCTGCGCGGCCGGGTGCTGTCCCTGCTCACCGCCGTACGGTCCGGGCTGCCCGCGCCCGTCGCCGCGGCCGCCGGGTACGCCCTCGGCGAGCCCGAACCGGTCCGGGACCGGATGGCCGCCGCGGCCCGAGCACACGGGGCCGTGGCCGCCGCGGCGTATCGCACGCTGACCGCCGTCGGGGCGCTGTGCCGCCCGCCACAGGCCGGCCGCCACCTCTACGCCGACCTCGACGAGCTGCGCGGGGTGCTCGCCGCCCGGGGCATCACCGACTCGGTGGAGCTGGAGCGCGAGCTGACCCGGCGGATCGGCCGGAGCGTGGCCGGAGGCCATCGCTTCGGCGACCCCCCGCACACCCTGCGGCTCCGGCTGGCGACCCTGCCGCTGCTCGGCGCGGCGGAGGAGCCGCGGCTGCGGGCGCTCCAGGCGCCGGACCCGCTGGAACTGCCCCATGTGGCCATGGCGTTGGCCGCCTTCGAGACGGCCTTCCGCGATCTGATCGGGGATGCCGAGGTGACCTGA
- a CDS encoding MBL fold metallo-hydrolase, with amino-acid sequence MLVPAVPEPAVPRPLGEIRSWPRSFLDRLTAPLPGVRALARLAREGRLRPPVESLREIPELPFEPGPLPLTGAGRTAVIWAGHASWVVRTGGLTVLTDPVWSRRILGTPARVTPVGVRWEDLPGVDAVVISHNHYDHLDAPTVKRLPKATPVFVPAGLAHWFRVRGFTRVTELDWWEAAELPGETGPVRFDFVPAHHWSKRTLTDTCRSLWGGWVITAPGGHRVYFAGDTGYGHWFQQIGRRYPGIDLALLPIGAYEPRWMLGAVHTDPEEAVRAHRDLGARVLAPMHWSTFLLSAEPPLEPLHRIRAAWEATGRPRGELWDLPVGGSRVLE; translated from the coding sequence CTGTTGGTTCCGGCCGTTCCTGAGCCGGCTGTTCCGCGGCCGTTGGGCGAGATCCGTAGCTGGCCGCGGTCTTTCCTCGATCGGCTCACCGCCCCGTTGCCGGGGGTGCGGGCGCTTGCCCGGCTGGCTCGGGAGGGGCGGCTGCGGCCGCCGGTGGAGTCGTTGCGGGAGATTCCCGAGCTGCCCTTCGAGCCGGGGCCGCTGCCGCTCACCGGGGCCGGGCGTACCGCGGTCATCTGGGCGGGGCACGCCAGTTGGGTGGTGCGGACCGGTGGGCTCACCGTGCTCACCGATCCGGTCTGGTCCCGGCGGATTCTGGGCACCCCGGCCCGGGTCACCCCGGTGGGGGTCCGCTGGGAGGATCTGCCGGGTGTCGACGCCGTCGTCATCAGCCACAACCACTACGACCATCTGGACGCGCCCACGGTCAAACGGCTGCCGAAGGCGACGCCGGTGTTCGTCCCCGCCGGGCTGGCTCACTGGTTCCGGGTGCGCGGATTCACCCGGGTGACCGAGCTGGACTGGTGGGAGGCGGCCGAACTGCCCGGTGAGACCGGCCCGGTCCGCTTCGACTTCGTCCCGGCCCACCACTGGAGCAAGCGCACCCTCACCGACACCTGCCGCTCGCTGTGGGGCGGATGGGTCATCACCGCGCCCGGCGGGCACCGGGTGTACTTCGCCGGGGACACCGGCTACGGCCACTGGTTCCAGCAGATCGGCCGCCGTTACCCGGGCATCGATCTGGCGCTGTTGCCCATCGGCGCCTATGAGCCGCGCTGGATGCTCGGCGCGGTGCACACCGATCCGGAGGAGGCCGTACGGGCGCACCGGGACCTGGGGGCGCGGGTGCTGGCGCCCATGCACTGGTCGACCTTCCTGCTCTCGGCCGAGCCGCCTCTGGAGCCGCTGCACCGGATCCGCGCTGCTTGGGAGGCCACCGGTCGCCCGCGCGGGGAGCTGTGGGACCTGCCGGTCGGAGGCTCCCGCGTGCTCGAATAA
- a CDS encoding right-handed parallel beta-helix repeat-containing protein encodes MRTPKLRHLAGLTAVLVIELAQLPGAHAAPVDQTGTVHVVAPGQSIQAAVDAAEPGDTIEIQPGVYRENIQITTDRLTLHGAGEATVLSPADQPSDNACGAAGHGICVTGTDQQPVSDVRISSLKVTGFPKNGIWGSGTDRMTVRDTVTEQNGQQGMGQELSTRGAFVHNVSRDNGQSGVFLANTIDAEGGATDALGTVVAANELSGNRSGVVVRRLRDLTVERNTITGNCAGVFIVGDESTPRAGDLTVRYNAVTENNAYCAATDRLPFIQGAGIVLTGAEGARVTANQVHDNVGTSPMSGGIVLYTSVVGAPNAQNAISRNVLSGNKPADLADRDKGEGNTFTENVCELSEPTGRC; translated from the coding sequence ATGCGCACACCGAAACTTCGTCACCTCGCGGGCCTCACGGCCGTCCTCGTCATCGAACTCGCCCAGCTCCCCGGAGCCCACGCCGCCCCCGTCGATCAGACGGGGACCGTTCATGTGGTCGCGCCGGGCCAGTCCATCCAGGCCGCCGTGGACGCCGCCGAGCCCGGCGACACCATCGAGATCCAGCCCGGCGTCTACCGGGAGAACATCCAGATCACCACCGACCGGCTGACCCTGCACGGCGCGGGGGAGGCCACCGTGCTCTCCCCGGCCGATCAGCCGTCGGACAACGCCTGCGGCGCGGCCGGCCACGGCATCTGCGTCACCGGGACGGACCAGCAGCCCGTCTCGGATGTACGGATCAGCTCGCTGAAGGTCACCGGCTTCCCGAAGAACGGCATCTGGGGGTCCGGCACCGACCGGATGACCGTACGGGACACCGTCACCGAGCAGAACGGCCAGCAGGGCATGGGCCAGGAGCTGTCCACCCGTGGCGCCTTCGTCCACAACGTCTCGCGGGACAACGGGCAGTCCGGTGTCTTCCTGGCCAACACCATCGACGCCGAGGGCGGCGCCACCGACGCCCTGGGCACCGTGGTCGCCGCCAACGAGCTCAGCGGCAACCGGTCCGGTGTGGTGGTCCGCCGGCTGCGCGACCTCACGGTCGAGCGGAACACCATCACCGGCAACTGCGCCGGCGTGTTCATCGTCGGCGACGAATCGACCCCGCGCGCCGGGGACCTGACCGTGCGCTACAACGCCGTCACCGAGAACAACGCCTACTGCGCGGCCACCGACCGGCTCCCCTTCATCCAGGGCGCCGGAATCGTGCTCACCGGCGCCGAGGGCGCCCGGGTGACGGCCAACCAGGTGCACGACAACGTGGGCACCTCGCCCATGTCCGGCGGGATCGTGCTCTACACCAGCGTGGTCGGCGCCCCCAACGCCCAGAACGCCATCAGCCGGAACGTGCTGAGCGGCAACAAGCCGGCCGACCTGGCCGACCGGGACAAGGGCGAGGGCAACACCTTCACCGAGAACGTGTGCGAGCTGTCCGAGCCCACGGGCCGGTGCTGA
- a CDS encoding methyltransferase — MTTQESTDPAAAGHPPPAALPPAMQLREIVFGAARAASVRAAVRLGIADALGERPATIGELASAVDVEPDPLRRLLRSLACCQIFAETDDGRFRHTEMSRLLREDTPGSLRNIALWCTEPWTWEAWPLLERAVRTGGCVVNEIYGKGFFEYLHEDAPESARVFDAAMTTSSRQSAADVAAFLDLDGVKEVVDIGGGQGHVLAGLLEKHPALHGVLLDLPQVVAHADARLRDGGPLAARATLVPGDCRREVPVEADLYIIKNILEWDDESTRRTLANVVAAARPGARVVVIENLVDNSLSSFTTAMDLFLLLNVGGRKHTEDSMVARMTEAGLNVTDIRPVNGALHAFDSTVSATARR, encoded by the coding sequence ATGACCACCCAAGAGAGCACCGACCCCGCGGCCGCCGGTCACCCCCCGCCGGCCGCGCTCCCGCCGGCCATGCAGCTGCGGGAGATCGTCTTCGGCGCCGCACGGGCGGCGTCGGTGCGCGCCGCGGTCCGGCTGGGGATCGCCGACGCGCTGGGGGAGCGGCCCGCCACCATCGGCGAACTGGCCTCCGCCGTGGACGTCGAGCCCGATCCGCTGCGCCGGCTGCTGCGCTCCCTGGCCTGCTGCCAGATCTTCGCCGAGACCGACGACGGCCGGTTCCGGCACACCGAGATGTCCCGGCTGCTGCGCGAGGACACCCCGGGCAGCCTGCGGAACATCGCCCTGTGGTGCACCGAGCCGTGGACCTGGGAGGCGTGGCCGCTGCTGGAGCGTGCGGTGCGCACCGGCGGCTGTGTGGTGAACGAGATCTACGGCAAGGGCTTCTTCGAGTATCTCCACGAGGACGCGCCCGAGTCGGCCCGGGTGTTCGACGCGGCGATGACCACCTCCAGCCGGCAGTCCGCCGCCGATGTCGCCGCCTTCCTCGACCTCGACGGGGTCAAGGAGGTGGTGGACATCGGCGGCGGCCAGGGACATGTGCTGGCCGGCCTGCTGGAGAAGCACCCGGCGCTGCACGGCGTGCTGCTGGACCTGCCGCAGGTGGTGGCGCACGCGGACGCGCGGCTGCGGGACGGCGGGCCACTGGCCGCGCGGGCGACGCTGGTGCCCGGCGACTGCCGTCGTGAGGTCCCCGTCGAGGCGGACCTGTACATCATCAAGAACATCCTCGAATGGGACGACGAGAGCACCCGCCGGACGCTCGCCAACGTGGTCGCGGCGGCCCGGCCCGGCGCGAGGGTGGTCGTCATCGAGAATCTCGTCGACAACAGCCTCTCCTCCTTCACCACCGCGATGGACCTGTTCCTGCTGCTCAATGTGGGCGGCCGGAAGCACACCGAGGACAGCATGGTGGCGCGGATGACCGAGGCCGGTCTGAACGTGACCGACATCCGGCCCGTCAACGGCGCTCTGCACGCCTTCGACTCCACGGTGTCCGCCACGGCCCGCCGCTAG
- a CDS encoding class F sortase, with product MGKPAKQGAADSNTRTLRWAAASALIGVFLIYNSVDAASQNTSATPAGPTAGVSTSPTSPTSISTPENDTSLEEESPDASTESSAAPESRPGPALPRSPAVQLDIPSIGVSAPFVPLSLDAQGVLVPPPDTEQNLVGWFEGGPSPGERGNSIVAGHVDTKTGPAVFYNLSQLKPKSKLTITREDGIIATFVVDRIKTFEKDAFPDREVYGDTPNAQLRLITCGGAYDHTVNDYTANVVAFAHLASYRYA from the coding sequence ATGGGAAAGCCGGCCAAACAGGGCGCTGCCGACAGCAACACCCGCACTCTCCGCTGGGCCGCCGCGTCGGCCCTCATCGGCGTCTTCCTCATCTACAACTCCGTCGACGCCGCCTCCCAGAACACCTCGGCGACACCGGCTGGACCCACGGCCGGCGTCTCCACGTCCCCCACGTCCCCCACGTCCATCTCCACACCGGAGAACGACACCTCGCTCGAGGAAGAATCCCCGGACGCCTCCACGGAGTCCTCGGCCGCCCCCGAGTCCCGGCCCGGACCGGCGCTGCCGCGCTCCCCCGCGGTCCAGCTGGACATCCCCTCGATCGGGGTGAGCGCGCCGTTCGTGCCGCTGTCGCTGGACGCCCAGGGCGTGCTGGTCCCGCCTCCGGACACCGAGCAGAACCTGGTGGGCTGGTTCGAGGGCGGCCCCTCACCCGGTGAGCGCGGCAACTCCATCGTGGCCGGGCACGTGGACACCAAGACCGGTCCCGCGGTGTTCTACAACCTCAGCCAGCTCAAGCCCAAGAGCAAGCTGACCATCACCCGCGAGGACGGGATCATCGCGACCTTCGTCGTCGACAGGATCAAGACCTTCGAGAAGGACGCGTTCCCGGACCGCGAGGTGTACGGGGACACCCCCAACGCCCAGCTGCGGCTGATCACCTGCGGCGGCGCCTATGACCACACGGTCAACGACTACACGGCCAATGTGGTGGCGTTCGCGCACCTCGCCTCGTACCGCTACGCCTGA
- a CDS encoding TcmI family type II polyketide cyclase, which yields MYRTMIVAKMQRDAGPKVAEIFAESDRGELPKLIGVTGRSLFQFGDVYLHLIEAERPPADEVMKYAKHPAFRDVSARLQPYMQAYDPATWREPKDAMAHEFYRWDRDPG from the coding sequence ATGTACCGCACCATGATCGTCGCCAAGATGCAACGGGACGCCGGCCCCAAAGTGGCCGAAATCTTCGCGGAATCGGACCGCGGTGAACTGCCCAAGCTGATCGGCGTCACCGGCCGCAGCCTGTTCCAGTTCGGCGATGTCTATCTGCATCTGATCGAGGCCGAGCGGCCGCCGGCCGACGAGGTCATGAAGTACGCCAAGCACCCGGCATTCCGCGACGTCAGCGCGCGGCTCCAGCCGTATATGCAGGCGTACGACCCGGCGACCTGGCGTGAGCCCAAGGACGCCATGGCGCATGAGTTCTACCGCTGGGATCGCGATCCGGGCTGA
- a CDS encoding SRPBCC family protein, whose protein sequence is MAGHTDNEVMIKAPFDLVWDMTNDLENWPQLFSEYASVEVLQRNGDTTTFRLTMHPDENGKVWSWVSERETARDVRTVWARRVEPGPFAYMNIRWEYEEESDGTRMRWTQDFEMRPDAPVDDPTMADHINRNSRIQMDLIREKIEQRARETVGA, encoded by the coding sequence ATGGCAGGCCACACCGACAACGAGGTCATGATCAAGGCGCCGTTCGACCTCGTCTGGGACATGACCAACGACCTCGAGAACTGGCCGCAGCTGTTCAGCGAGTACGCCTCGGTCGAGGTGCTCCAGCGGAACGGGGACACCACCACCTTCCGCCTCACCATGCACCCCGACGAGAACGGCAAGGTCTGGAGCTGGGTGTCCGAGCGGGAGACGGCCCGCGATGTGCGCACGGTCTGGGCACGCCGCGTCGAGCCCGGCCCCTTCGCCTACATGAACATCCGCTGGGAGTACGAGGAGGAGTCCGACGGCACCCGCATGCGCTGGACCCAGGACTTCGAAATGCGGCCCGACGCACCGGTGGACGACCCCACGATGGCGGACCACATCAATCGCAATTCCCGCATTCAGATGGATCTGATCCGGGAGAAAATCGAGCAGCGGGCCCGCGAAACGGTGGGGGCATGA
- a CDS encoding acyl carrier protein, which produces MPSQLSYAELATLMKRCAGLTVDPDTMRDRPDSTFEEYGLDSLGLLAIVGELENRYGTPIEPGAESCKTPGDFLEVINTSLTSGA; this is translated from the coding sequence ATGCCCAGCCAACTGTCCTACGCCGAACTGGCCACGCTGATGAAGCGGTGCGCGGGGCTCACCGTCGACCCGGACACGATGCGGGACCGGCCGGACTCCACTTTCGAGGAGTACGGCCTGGACTCGCTCGGTCTGCTCGCCATCGTCGGCGAGCTGGAGAACCGGTACGGCACCCCGATCGAACCGGGTGCCGAAAGCTGCAAGACCCCCGGTGACTTCCTCGAGGTCATCAACACCTCACTTACCTCAGGAGCATGA
- a CDS encoding ketosynthase chain-length factor translates to MNAAMNTRNRGAAVTGIGVIAPNGVGTDAFWKATREGITFLDRLSREGSEHFPVRIAGQVRGFDPASMIEERFLVQTDRFTHFAMASADLALEDARLPVDDMSPFAVGVVTAAGSGGGEFGQRELQQLYGKGPRHVGPYQSIAWFYAASTGQVSIRGGFKGPCGVVANDEAGGLDALAHARRSIRRGADAMVAGASEASLAPYSVVCMLGWDEVSRARDAGRAYLPFTEDACGFAPGEGGAMLVVEEEGAARRRGVRIRGFIAGYGSTFTGASRWERSREGLAQAIRVALEDAECAPEEIDVVFADALGVPEADRAEALAIADALGPHGTRVPVTAPKAGFGRVHCAAPTLDVVAAVLSMEHRVVPPTPYVTDVCHDLDLVTRSSRPAELRTALVLSRGLMGCNAALVLRGPEGDY, encoded by the coding sequence ATGAACGCCGCGATGAACACCCGGAACCGGGGTGCGGCCGTGACGGGCATCGGTGTGATCGCCCCGAACGGGGTGGGCACCGATGCCTTCTGGAAGGCGACCCGGGAGGGGATCACCTTCCTGGACCGGCTCTCCCGTGAGGGCAGTGAGCACTTCCCGGTCCGGATCGCGGGCCAGGTCCGCGGCTTCGATCCGGCTTCGATGATCGAGGAGCGGTTCCTGGTCCAGACCGACCGCTTCACCCACTTCGCGATGGCCTCGGCCGATCTCGCACTGGAGGACGCCCGGCTGCCGGTGGACGACATGTCGCCATTCGCCGTGGGCGTGGTGACCGCCGCCGGTTCCGGAGGTGGTGAGTTCGGCCAGCGCGAGCTCCAGCAGCTGTACGGCAAGGGGCCGCGCCATGTGGGCCCGTACCAGTCCATCGCGTGGTTCTACGCGGCCAGCACCGGCCAGGTCTCCATCCGGGGCGGGTTCAAGGGACCCTGCGGGGTGGTGGCCAACGACGAGGCCGGCGGTCTGGACGCGCTCGCGCACGCCCGCCGGTCCATCCGGCGGGGGGCGGACGCGATGGTCGCGGGCGCGTCCGAGGCGTCGCTGGCGCCGTACTCCGTCGTCTGCATGCTCGGGTGGGACGAGGTGAGCCGGGCCCGTGACGCGGGCCGGGCCTATCTGCCGTTCACCGAGGACGCCTGCGGATTCGCGCCCGGGGAGGGCGGGGCGATGCTGGTGGTGGAGGAGGAGGGGGCCGCCCGGCGTCGCGGGGTGCGCATCCGGGGCTTCATCGCCGGCTACGGCTCGACCTTCACCGGGGCGTCCCGGTGGGAGCGGTCCCGGGAGGGGCTGGCCCAGGCCATCCGGGTCGCCCTGGAGGACGCGGAGTGCGCGCCCGAGGAGATCGACGTGGTGTTCGCCGACGCGCTGGGGGTGCCCGAGGCGGACCGCGCCGAGGCGCTGGCGATCGCCGACGCCCTGGGGCCGCACGGCACCCGGGTCCCGGTGACCGCGCCGAAGGCCGGCTTCGGCCGGGTGCACTGCGCGGCCCCCACGCTGGACGTGGTGGCCGCGGTGCTCTCCATGGAGCACCGGGTGGTGCCCCCGACCCCGTACGTCACCGACGTCTGCCATGACCTCGACCTCGTCACCCGCAGCTCCCGACCCGCCGAACTGCGGACGGCGCTGGTGCTCAGCCGAGGGCTCATGGGATGCAACGCGGCGCTCGTGCTCCGCGGACCGGAAGGAGATTACTGA